The following DNA comes from Thalassomonas viridans.
TTCCAGATCCCTGGTGCTTTCATACGCGAGTAAGCCGCTGATCTCATTGAGCAGGCGCCGAAATTCGCATGACTTGGTTTGCTTGTTCCTGAGCAAGGTTAATTTATGCTGCAACACCGGGTGTTCTATTATTGTTAAATTTTCCATGGTCTTGAATGCTCTGCTTTGACTTAGAGATTAAAAAACTGTGCCGTCGCTGTTCAGTTTTAGCGGCGGCGAGCCGTCTGGCCTTAAGGCTTTGGCGGCTTTCCTGCCTGCGTGCCAGGTGCCGCCTTCCAGCACTTTTGCCAGTGGCAGCTCGGCGGCGGATAAGTGCAGTTTTTCCCGGATTTTCCCGGCGATCTCATCCAACAGGACGATAGTTAATGCGCGCCATTCTATGATAAGTTCACTGTCGGGGCTGTGCTCCAGCTGTGCCTGGCTTTTGTATTTCAGTTCGATTAATCCCAGATCCAGCAGCAGGCCGCCATTGCGGTACTCCGCCAAGCCGGTAAGGGCTTCGACCCCGGTAACTTTTATGCCTGCCTCTGTTATGGGTTCGATTAACGAATAGGTCAGCCACTGGGAAAGCTTGTGAAAAGGCACCAGGGCCGACAGGGGGGCATGGGTTTGTAATAGCGGGTATTCCCAGACATCGCCTAAGCAGGTATCGCCAATATTGATCCTGCCGGGCCAGATGCTGCCAAAGCCGGTGAGCACCAGGGTGAGGATATGCTCTGCGCTGAGACATTCGCCGTGTGCCGATATTAAGGCATCGAGTAAGTTTCCCGGGCGCTGGTGGCTAAATAAGCTTGGGTTGTCATTCAGGGTTTTCCCCAGGGCGCGCAGCAAATCTACCCTGCCGTCAATACCGGTTAACGGGTTGGTGTCACTGATCTGAAAACCGTCGATTAATTTTTCCCGGCTGAACTCGGTTAATGCTTTGGCGTCTGCCTGAAAGGGATTACTGTT
Coding sequences within:
- a CDS encoding URC4/urg3 family protein — translated: MNIEEHTITRVEDLLSAAAIRSRCRQIYRLSQSGHGNFKINLERLNAVADYVLAEIRNNYPDLNIPFHSRWSHFNAGGIDRMKNLNARLQALSPIDRARAKIDLVLVSVLLDAGAGEHWQYREKESGQVFNRSEGLAIASLVMFLSGAFSSNNSNPFQADAKALTEFSREKLIDGFQISDTNPLTGIDGRVDLLRALGKTLNDNPSLFSHQRPGNLLDALISAHGECLSAEHILTLVLTGFGSIWPGRINIGDTCLGDVWEYPLLQTHAPLSALVPFHKLSQWLTYSLIEPITEAGIKVTGVEALTGLAEYRNGGLLLDLGLIELKYKSQAQLEHSPDSELIIEWRALTIVLLDEIAGKIREKLHLSAAELPLAKVLEGGTWHAGRKAAKALRPDGSPPLKLNSDGTVF